The window GCCGTTGGAAGTCCTACCCTGAGAGCGCCCTCAGCGTCACTTTATTCCCCGTCGCGCATGCTGTGTGGCACACCAGCAGCGATCTCGATGTGGTGTGCCACGCGAGCGGCTCTTCTGGAAAATCAGGGACTGACTAACATCTGAGTGGGCGCGCAGGGTTTTGTGAGGGCTTATGCCTCAATTTTGTCTGGGGCCATCAGCCCAGACAACGCTTACCGGCCCTTCCAGACTATTCTTGAACACCTTGCCTCAgacccaaaccctccaacaCCGATACTGATCCACTGCAGCGCCGGGAAAGACAGTAAGTCATCTTTACATGTGGCACCAAGGCCCACACCCAACCACTTGGCCCTCTAAGAGGCTGTTTCATGGATGCCGCAGCAATGCCGTTGCCCGTCGTGCTGTTGATATTCAACCCCCGCGGCTGATGACAAGCGCTTCTTTCCTCCTTGCGTTGGGGGCAGTTGCCCTCAGCCTTCGCACCTCACCCCGCCACCACATGTTTACTCTTTCAGTAGCCTTGCGTCCCCTCTTGTACCCACCTCGAACCCCTATTCACCTGAGCCTACCCGCCCGCATCCACTAACACCCTCCCAGGAACCGGCGTAATCGTCGCCCTCGTCCTTGCCCTCTGCGGCGTCTCCGACAACGTGATCGCCCACGAGTACTCCCTCACCGAATTGGGACTCGCCCGCCTCAAGGAGCCCATAGTGGAAAGACTCACCGCACCGGGGGCGCCCCACGAGGGCAACAGAGCCGCGGCCGAGGTTCAGATTGGAGCGCGGAAAGAGTACATGCTGGCCACCCTAAGGTATATCAGACAGAAGTATGGAAGCGTGGAAGAGTACTTGCTCCAACATATGGGGCTGAGCCAGGAGACCCtggacaagatcaagaagaaccTGGTCGTCGACctggcggagggagaggaaacgGTGCCGTGGGAAGGGAATGATGAGTTGGTTTCTGCCCAGATTGCTCGTCTTTGAGACGTTTCAATCCTGGATAGGCGCAAAGTTCTAGGTAGACAGTAGACGACAgatcaagacaagacaatAGACTGGATGGTGTTTTTTGTTGTGCACGGGGGTTGGATTCCTCAATCTGCATCTCTATACTCTATAACATGATATCAGGATGCCTGTTGTTCCTTTTCCACCCCTGAAACTCAAAATAATGTACAAGTGGCTTGCTGTCTTGCTtgctctctctgtctcttaCAGCTTCCAAAACAAAGATTTAACCAACGCTAGTAGGAATCTTGTACAGACCCCTCTGCCGATCATTGAACGGGACACCATACCTCCAACCAACGGCTCCCCTCGCCCGGCCCTTCTTGCCAACAGCCTCCGAGTTGATATCTTCAATCCGGAACTCGAACCTCTCGGTGTCGACCTTGCTCTTCATGGCGTCCCTCTTGGCCGCCACGTATTTTTCCTTTTCGGCAAAAactctctcgctctcgcgGGTACTGGCCAAAAAGTCCTTCTCGGCCTGGGCCTGTGGCACGTCGTTGAGGAtgtccctctccatcttgacGAGCTCAGGGATGCGCATCTTGTGGTCGGGGGGCAGGATGTGGTCGCCAAAGGCCTTGGCGGCGTCCTTGCGGGTGAACTCGCGGGACTCGGAGACGGGGACGAAGAGCTGCTGCATGGTGAAGGAGTGGACGTGGACGTCGTTGATGGGCTCGAATGGTTGTTCATcgccggtgaggttggagcGGGGGAGCATTTTTTCTACGGCGAGGGCGTAGGGGATGGCCATGGGGGCGTTCTGACCAGTGTTAGTGGATGATTCATGGGTTGGGGGAAGCGGGGAGgtatgagggggagggcattgtttttttttttttttctcttcagGATTAACAAAAGT is drawn from Podospora pseudocomata strain CBS 415.72m chromosome 1 map unlocalized CBS415.72m_1, whole genome shotgun sequence and contains these coding sequences:
- a CDS encoding uncharacterized protein (COG:T; EggNog:ENOG503NZUK); this translates as MATNLTLPTPPFIHAPGIENLRDAGGYPVESQNGKAVRRGILFRAADPTHLDEEGVAILQRLGITHIFDLRSLVELAKGREQPREWEGARRIPTPVFLDKDYSPEALALRLRNYSVGTEGFVRAYASILSGAISPDNAYRPFQTILEHLASDPNPPTPILIHCSAGKDRTGVIVALVLALCGVSDNVIAHEYSLTELGLARLKEPIVERLTAPGAPHEGNRAAAEVQIGARKEYMLATLRYIRQKYGSVEEYLLQHMGLSQETLDKIKKNLVVDLAEGEETVPWEGNDELVSAQIARL
- a CDS encoding uncharacterized protein (COG:S; EggNog:ENOG503NYXC), yielding MPPRIRNSNCPPQQLLLNYLDAPLPSSLLPVHRPAAVASSSTPSPCRPQQQSAAAPQRCFSTSQPREMTKPQREFRQFLKHAGKQFEKHVGNGPMYLSSVKSMGADDVPFPSNKMFRSEPVLSSRARQIIWEAVMLKGMPLKAVSAQYQVDVRRVAAVVRLMEIEKRMEKENAPMAIPYALAVEKMLPRSNLTGDEQPFEPINDVHVHSFTMQQLFVPVSESREFTRKDAAKAFGDHILPPDHKMRIPELVKMERDILNDVPQAQAEKDFLASTRESERVFAEKEKYVAAKRDAMKSKVDTERFEFRIEDINSEAVGKKGRARGAVGWRYGVPFNDRQRGLYKIPTSVG